The window CACGAGAACTGGCTCCCAACCGCGATACCTACTGGGTTGAGCTGCTTGGCAGCGTTGTGCGCAACCGGGAATCCGTTCGCTTTGAGGCGCAAGAGAGAGCGCTAAACCGCTGGTTTAATGTCCATGCCTTTTGCATCGGTGAGCCACAACGTCATCAGTTTGTCGCTTTGTTCACCAACATTACCGAGACCAAGCGCATTGAAGCTGAGCGGCAAAAAGTTGAACAGAAACGCGAGCGCTTTCTTGCCGCTGGGTCAGATTTGCAAGTGATTATGAGCAGTCACGGGTACTTTCACTGGGTCAGCCCAGCTTTTGAGCGTGTTCTCGGCTGGACACCCGCCGAAATGACCTCTCACCCCTGGACTGATTTTCTCCATCCAGATGATGTTTCCGCATCTATTGCGGAGAGCGTCAATGTGTTGTCTGGCGCTGAAACCTTTGCCTTTGAAAACCGCTATCGGCACAAAGACGGCTCCTACCACTGGTTGCTCTGGAGAGCACAGTCTCACTCAGACGAACAAGTACTTTATGCGACAGCGGTAGACATCACTGCTCGTAAACAGGCAGAAGTCGCTCTGCGTCAATCGGAAGAACAGTATCGTTTGGTGTTCGAGTCGATCGACGAAGGTTTCTGCACGATTGAAGTGCTCTTCGATGCCGATAGCAAGCCGGTGGATCACTGCATTCTGCAAGCGAATCCAGCCTTTGAGCGACAGTCCGGTATTACCAACCCAGAAGGCAAACGGGCAAGCGAACTGGCACCGGGACTAGAACAGTATTGGAATGACCTTTACGCCCAAGTCATTCATACCGGTGAGTCCATCCGCACTGAAGTGCGTTCGGACGCGCTCGATCGCTGGTTTGACGTTGTGGTGTCGCGGGTTGGCGAGGCAGCACTGCGCCAAGTGGCGATCGTGTTTACTGACATCAGCGATCGCAAACAAGCTGAAGCCATCATCACCACCGATTTGGAAAATACCCGGTTGTTGCGCAACTTGAGCGCACGAATGATCGCTGAAGACAACATTCAGGTGCTTTACGACGAAATTGTCTTTGCTGCAATTATCCTAACGCGGGCAGATGCCGGTTCAATTCAAGCACTGGATGAATCGACCCAAGAGCTAGTGCTCCTCGCCACCCAGGGGATCGATCAAACCGTTACCGAGCGTTTCCAGCGCATGAGGGCCAGTTCAATCACATCTTGCGGTAGGGTTTTAGCAACGGGTAAGCGCGCCTTTGTAGATTTTGATGCACCAGAAAGCGAAGGCCCTGACGAATCTCTCCGTCTGCTTCTCGAGAGTGGGTTGGTTTCTGCCCAATCGACTCCGCTCACCAGCCGTTCAGGTAGACGAATCGGCATGGTTTCGACGCATTGGCGTAAACACCACCGATCAACTGAGCAAGAACTCCGTTTTCTGGATCTGCTGGCGCGTCAAGCTGCCGACTTGATTGAACAGCGACAAACTGAAGCGGAACGCAGGCAAGTTTTAGAGCGCGAACAGGCCGCGCGAGAAGAAGCAGAACGAGCCAACCGTATCAAAGATGAATTTCTCGCCGTGCTGTCCCATGAGTTGCGATCGCCCCTGAACCCGATTTTGGGCTGGACACAACTGCTGCGCAGCGGCAAACTCAATCCTGACCGTCAAATGGATGCCTTAGCCACAATTGAGCGTAACGCCAAACTGCAGGCGCAACTGATTGAGGACTTGCTCGACATTTCCCGCATCATGCAAGGAAAGCTGAGCTTAACCGCGACTTCGGTCAGTTTGGCCTCTATCATTCACGCTGCTGTTGAAACTGTGAGTTTAGCGGCAGACGCGAAAGATATTCAGATCACGCTTGACCTCGACTTAGACGTGGCTCCGGTTTTTGGCGATGCTGCCCGACTGCAACAAATGGTTTGGAACCTGCTCACCAATGCGGTCAAGTTCACAGACCATGGCGGCCAGGTGACGGTTCAATCGAGGCAAGTTGTTGCTGAAGGCAGCTTGGGCCATGCGGTAGCCCAAATTCGAGTCATCGATACAGGCAAGGGAATCAGTCCGCAATTTCTGCCCCATGTGTTTGAGTATTTTCGGCAAGAAGACGGCTCAACGACGCGCAAATTTGGCGGTCTGGGATTGGGACTCGCGATCGTGCAGCAAATTGTGGAACTCCACGGCGGCACAGTGGCGGTAGAGAGCGACGGTGAGCAGCAAGGTGCAACCTTCATCGTGCAGCTACCGGCCCTGCTGCAGGCCACGCCGCTCCTCTCTGAGTCAATCCAGCCTCAACTCAACTCAGAAACACTCCTAGACAACGTTCAAATCTTGCTCGTTGATGACGACACTGATACCCGTGAGTTTCAATCTTTTCTGCTGAAGCAACATGGAGCAGCCGTGACAGCCGTTGCCTCAGGTGTAGAAGCGCTGCAAGCCTTGGAGCATTTTATGCCCGATGTAATTGTCAGTGATATTGGCATGGAAGAGATGGATGGCTATGGGCTAATGCAGCAGATTCGCTCGCGTCCACCCGCCCAAGGAGGTGCGGTGCCAGCGATCGCGCTCACCGCCTATGCTGCGGAAATTGACCAAGAAAAAGCGCTTCAAGCAGGCTTTCAAACACATTTGACAAAACCGTTGGAACCAGAACGATTTGTCAGCGAGATCACAACCCTGCTCAAGCTAAGCCGAGTCTAAAAATTGTGCCTTGTCACGCGGAGACGTTTCACCAGCTCCGGTAAGAGAACCTGGAAAAATATGCCTGCACTGAGGGATAGTTTTGGATAGGTTATGGTCGCTACGCCCTTATGCGGGGCGATCGCATTTCTACACAATGCTGTCAGAACGGTAGTACCGTAAACAACCGCTTCACCGCGAAATTGCTCCTAAGGCTTTTAATATTGATTGTTGAGCAGTGGTTAGCCCCTTTGCACCTTGAATATTCATACCTTCATATAGGCGATCGCCTATCACTGTTTTAACACAGCGTCCCGTGGCGACATCCCATAGTTTTATTGTGCGATCGAAGCTTCCACTTAATAGAATTTGACTATCAGGGCTAAAGATCACGGACGAGATCCAGCTAGTATGTTCGGCCATTGTATGAAGGCATTCTCCCGTCTTCAGACTCCAGAGGCGAACGGTTTGGTCATCACTGCCACTGGCAATAGTTTGACCATCAGGGCTAATAGCAACGGTAAACGCGATGCCGGTATGACCCTGCAAGATTCTTGAACAAGCTCCGCTTTGCACATCCCACAACCGGATAGTTTGGTCAAAGCTGCCGCTTGCTAGAATCGGCTCGGTTGGATGAAAAGCTAGCGCGTAAACCCCGCCCCTGTGACCTTCTAGCACCTGTAGGCATTCCCCGGTCTGCACGTCCCATAGCCGAATCGTCTGGTCATAGCTGCCACTTGCGAGAGTTCGACCTTGGGGATCAAAAGCAATCGTCCGCATGCTGCTCTGATGACCCTGTAGCACGTGTAAGCATTGGTGGGTTTGTACATCCCAAAGACGCACTGTTCGATCACGGCTGCTGCTTGCCAGGGTTTGCCCAGCAGGGTTAAACAGCACTGCTAATACAGGAGCATCATGAGCAATCCAGCGATCGCCCTGTCCTGTTTGCACATCCCATAGAAAAATGGAGCCATCTTCCCCATTGGTGGCAATGGTTTGACCATCCGGGCTAAAGCTTACATTTGAAATTAAGCTGGTTTCTCTGTAGAGAGTTTTGTAGGGAGGCGAACTTAATGGCTCTCTACCAACCTGCCATTGCCATAAGTAAATTGTTCCCGCTTGACTACTACTACTAGCAAGCAGTTGATTCGGCAACCCAGTTCCCACTGAAGCAGAATCACTCTGATTTTGAGCTGCTGTAACTGTGACAGGGCCAAAACTTAAGGCGTGTTCTCCATAGGTAAAGCCGCTTAACGTTTTGAGGCTTTGCCCACTCGGCATCTGCCAAAGCCGCACGGTTCGATCCTGGTTGGCGCTGATCAAGGTCTGACCATCGGTACTGATGGCGAGCGCCAGAGCAGATACCGTCTGCTCGCCCAAAATATTCGTGCAGTATCCGTCTTGGACATTCCAAAGCCGAAGGGTGCCATCATCACTGCTGCTTACTAAAGTGTCACCCTCTGGACTAAATACAATGTTCCGAACCCAGTCTAAAGTGTCACTCTCTGGACTAAATACAATGTTCTGAACCCAATTGGTATGTCCGCGCAGCAGTATTTCAGGATTAAATGAATGAGTTTTGGAACTAGGCGGATGAATCCATAGTTGAATACAGCCATCGAGGCCACCACTTGCCAAGTGTTGACCATCTGGGCTGTAGCGAACGCAGCGAATACCAGAAGAATGCCCTTGCAACACATTCAGGCATTTTCCAGTCTCAACATCCCAAATTCGAATTGAGGTATCCTTACTGCCGCTGGCTAAAATTGGATGGTTGGGTGAGAAGTGAACGGAGTAAACGTTTTTGGTGTGTCCTTTCAAAACGTGCAAGCAGTCACCCTGCAAATTCCACACTCTTGCGGTTTGATCATCACTACCACTGGCTAACCATTGACGGTTAGCGCTAAAGCTTAAAGACCAAATTCGACTCGTATGCCCTTTCGAAATCCACAAACACTGACCACTTTGCACATCCCACAACCGTACCGTCGCATCATTACCGCCACTTGCCAGTGTCGTGCCATCGGGGCTAAAGGCAACAGCCCAAACTCCACCGCGATGCCCTTCAAACGTCGCAATGAGTTGATGGGATACAACGTTCCATAAATACACAAAACCGTTGATATCGCCGACGGCAAAAACTTGGCCATCTGGGCTAATATCAACCGATGTTGGCACCCCCAAAGTCTCTGAAAATAGGGATGTTGCTAAATCAGAATTTTGAAAATTGACCCCTACCAAATTAATCTGCCGCAGGTCAGCTTGTCGCACTACGAGTTCAGAAAAATCAGAACCTTGCAAATCTACTTTGAGCTGCACCAGCAGATTGATTAAATTCCCCGCCGCATATCCTGCTCCATATTTTGACCGTTGTTGTGCGAGAAGTAGCCTTGCTCTATTTTCAACTTCTGACAGATTTCGGTAAGCTGATAAAAGCCATTCCATTACAGGCTGCAAAATTAATCGCAGTTGCATTGTTCGGATATAGTCTTTTGCCTGTACTCGAATCAATGAATGACTTTGCCATACGTCAAGCTGTCGGGTTGTAAATTCTGTACAGACCTGTTGTATCAACCGCTCTGTGACATATTCCATCACAACGGGCTGCAAGAAAAATAATCCGTCTGTTTTTTCGAGTAGTGACCGCCGGAGCAGTGAATTTACTT of the Nodosilinea sp. FACHB-141 genome contains:
- a CDS encoding PAS domain S-box protein, coding for MTQPQPTSEQLFAGDGELAQLVRSHDWSQTSLGALETWPDSLKTAAQILLSELAQAQPSKKMQVETEPQQPGNFNPTAAKPADAEAQLRELETKYHTLFESLDEGFCICELLFDENGEPTDYRFLEINAAFERLTGLKQVIGKTARELAPNRDTYWVELLGSVVRNRESVRFEAQERALNRWFNVHAFCIGEPQRHQFVALFTNITETKRIEAERQKVEQKRERFLAAGSDLQVIMSSHGYFHWVSPAFERVLGWTPAEMTSHPWTDFLHPDDVSASIAESVNVLSGAETFAFENRYRHKDGSYHWLLWRAQSHSDEQVLYATAVDITARKQAEVALRQSEEQYRLVFESIDEGFCTIEVLFDADSKPVDHCILQANPAFERQSGITNPEGKRASELAPGLEQYWNDLYAQVIHTGESIRTEVRSDALDRWFDVVVSRVGEAALRQVAIVFTDISDRKQAEAIITTDLENTRLLRNLSARMIAEDNIQVLYDEIVFAAIILTRADAGSIQALDESTQELVLLATQGIDQTVTERFQRMRASSITSCGRVLATGKRAFVDFDAPESEGPDESLRLLLESGLVSAQSTPLTSRSGRRIGMVSTHWRKHHRSTEQELRFLDLLARQAADLIEQRQTEAERRQVLEREQAAREEAERANRIKDEFLAVLSHELRSPLNPILGWTQLLRSGKLNPDRQMDALATIERNAKLQAQLIEDLLDISRIMQGKLSLTATSVSLASIIHAAVETVSLAADAKDIQITLDLDLDVAPVFGDAARLQQMVWNLLTNAVKFTDHGGQVTVQSRQVVAEGSLGHAVAQIRVIDTGKGISPQFLPHVFEYFRQEDGSTTRKFGGLGLGLAIVQQIVELHGGTVAVESDGEQQGATFIVQLPALLQATPLLSESIQPQLNSETLLDNVQILLVDDDTDTREFQSFLLKQHGAAVTAVASGVEALQALEHFMPDVIVSDIGMEEMDGYGLMQQIRSRPPAQGGAVPAIALTAYAAEIDQEKALQAGFQTHLTKPLEPERFVSEITTLLKLSRV
- a CDS encoding NB-ARC domain-containing protein encodes the protein MDKTQKPRRGRAPSARARGVVLSPHGWQRFQAAKQQVESDKNWGKRLTQEDLSERTGLSLNTLARILKRELGVDRQSLEILFQSFELELSKTDHISPIASVEALSGQPANPQQNWDSAVDASVFYGRETELAQLWQWMVVDRCRVVGLLGIGGIGKSTIAVKAALQMQSEFDVIVWRSLANAPSFDDLLISLLKFLMPLHGDDPVIPTTVDGKLSKVMEYLRSQRCLLILDNAETILHSEQVGQWRPSYEAYGQFLRTLGETSHQSCCLLTSREKPREIALLEGDQSVVRSLSLPGLTPDDGRAIFQQKGAFTGSQTEWQTLVNHYGGNPLALKLVASATQDLFDGSVAEVLTYLEQGVFVFEDIRDLLDRQFNRLSVEEQKILYWFAIHREPVAIAEIRENVIGAASQQTVPQQVNSLLRRSLLEKTDGLFFLQPVVMEYVTERLIQQVCTEFTTRQLDVWQSHSLIRVQAKDYIRTMQLRLILQPVMEWLLSAYRNLSEVENRARLLLAQQRSKYGAGYAAGNLINLLVQLKVDLQGSDFSELVVRQADLRQINLVGVNFQNSDLATSLFSETLGVPTSVDISPDGQVFAVGDINGFVYLWNVVSHQLIATFEGHRGGVWAVAFSPDGTTLASGGNDATVRLWDVQSGQCLWISKGHTSRIWSLSFSANRQWLASGSDDQTARVWNLQGDCLHVLKGHTKNVYSVHFSPNHPILASGSKDTSIRIWDVETGKCLNVLQGHSSGIRCVRYSPDGQHLASGGLDGCIQLWIHPPSSKTHSFNPEILLRGHTNWVQNIVFSPESDTLDWVRNIVFSPEGDTLVSSSDDGTLRLWNVQDGYCTNILGEQTVSALALAISTDGQTLISANQDRTVRLWQMPSGQSLKTLSGFTYGEHALSFGPVTVTAAQNQSDSASVGTGLPNQLLASSSSQAGTIYLWQWQVGREPLSSPPYKTLYRETSLISNVSFSPDGQTIATNGEDGSIFLWDVQTGQGDRWIAHDAPVLAVLFNPAGQTLASSSRDRTVRLWDVQTHQCLHVLQGHQSSMRTIAFDPQGRTLASGSYDQTIRLWDVQTGECLQVLEGHRGGVYALAFHPTEPILASGSFDQTIRLWDVQSGACSRILQGHTGIAFTVAISPDGQTIASGSDDQTVRLWSLKTGECLHTMAEHTSWISSVIFSPDSQILLSGSFDRTIKLWDVATGRCVKTVIGDRLYEGMNIQGAKGLTTAQQSILKALGAISR